AGGTGCCCAGCGCGGCCGCGGAGGCGACGCCGGACAGGAGCCAGATGCCGGCCGCGGGCGCCAGCATCAGCGTGACGACGGCACCGACGCCGGCACCGCCGGTGATGCCGAGAATGCCCGGCTCAGCAAGGGGATTGCGGCACACGGCCTGAACGGTCGCGCCGGCGATCGCCAGCGCCGCACCACACAACACGGCCGACAGCACCCGCGGGAAGCGCTGGTCCAGGACGTACGTGATCGCCCGCCCGGACTGCCCGTTGACCCAGTTCGCGATGTCGCCGGTCCGAAGGAACGCGTCCCCGGCCAGCATCGCGAACACCAGCGCACCGACCAGCAGTACACCGAGCACACCCACGACGATCCAGAACGTCCGCAGGCTCCGCAGCCCGGACGACGCGCCGGACGGCGTACGGCTCGGTCCTGAGTCGCGGTAGCGCCGCGCCAGCCACACCAGCACGATCGCGCCGACGAGCATCGTCATGATGCCGGTCGGAATCTCCACGCCGGCCTGCCCACCGAGCACAGCCCGCAGTACGACGTCCGCCGCGAGCACCACGAGGATGCCCGACAGCCCGGACAGCGGCAGCAGCACGCGGTGCCGCATCAGCCCCGGCACCAACGGCGCCACCAGCCGAACGAGCACCGGCGCCACCAGCCCCACGAACCCGACCGGCCCGGCCACCGTCACAGCGGCCGCGGACAGCATCACCGTGACGAGCGTGATGAGCACCCGCGTACGCCGTACGCGCACGCCGAGGACCGCCGCGGTGTCGTCGCCCAGCGAGAGGATGTCGAGCCGCGACGCGAGCCACAACGCCGCGACCAGACTGATCGCGACGATCGGCGCCATCTGACCGACGGCGTCGAGATCGGTCTGGACGAGCGTCCCGCTCCCCCACGCGAAGGTCCCGACCGTCTCCTCGCGCCGCAGCAGCATCAGCAACGTCGTCACGCCGGACAACGCCATCGCCACCGCGGATCCGGCGAGGATCAACCGGGTCGGGCCCGACGTCCCACCAGCCGACAACGCCAGCACCAGTACGGCGGCCGCCAGCCCGCCCGCGAACGCGACCCCGCCCGCCGGCAGCACCGGCAGGTTGATCCCGAACGCGGCGACGACCACGACGGCCAGGTACGCGCCCGCGTTGACGCCGAGCGTGTCCGGCGACGCGAGCGGGTTGCGCGCGAGCGACTGCAGCCCCGCGCCGGCGACGCCGAGCGCGAGGCCGACCAGTACGCCGGCGAGCAGCCGCGGCAGCCGCGACGCGACCAGGATGTTGGCCGAGTTGTCGGTGCCCTGGCCGATCACCAGCCGGAGCAGGTCCCCGGCGCCGACCGACGAGGTCCCCTGCGTCAGGTGTACGCCGGCCAGGACGACGACCGCGGCCAGGGTGATCACGAACACCCCGGCGACGCGGATCCGCCGTACCGGCTGGAGGGCCTCGGCGACCTGGGGCCGCTCGGCGGTGACCTGGGTCAAGA
The Kribbella italica DNA segment above includes these coding regions:
- a CDS encoding iron ABC transporter permease, whose translation is MTQVTAERPQVAEALQPVRRIRVAGVFVITLAAVVVLAGVHLTQGTSSVGAGDLLRLVIGQGTDNSANILVASRLPRLLAGVLVGLALGVAGAGLQSLARNPLASPDTLGVNAGAYLAVVVVAAFGINLPVLPAGGVAFAGGLAAAVLVLALSAGGTSGPTRLILAGSAVAMALSGVTTLLMLLRREETVGTFAWGSGTLVQTDLDAVGQMAPIVAISLVAALWLASRLDILSLGDDTAAVLGVRVRRTRVLITLVTVMLSAAAVTVAGPVGFVGLVAPVLVRLVAPLVPGLMRHRVLLPLSGLSGILVVLAADVVLRAVLGGQAGVEIPTGIMTMLVGAIVLVWLARRYRDSGPSRTPSGASSGLRSLRTFWIVVGVLGVLLVGALVFAMLAGDAFLRTGDIANWVNGQSGRAITYVLDQRFPRVLSAVLCGAALAIAGATVQAVCRNPLAEPGILGITGGAGVGAVVTLMLAPAAGIWLLSGVASAAALGTFALVYLVSWRGGLSSDRLVLIGVGVSSATTAIITFVIVYTNPWNITMAMTWLSGSTYGRTLPQVIPVTAALLVLTPVVVLARRELDLLSLDDDVPRILGVRLERTRLLALAASALLTSAAVSAIGVVGFVGLVAPHAARALVGGRHSRLLPVAALLGAVLVSVADSLGRTLLAPAQIPAGLLTAMIGAPYFVYLLWRTRTTKL